A genomic segment from Chanos chanos chromosome 2, fChaCha1.1, whole genome shotgun sequence encodes:
- the LOC115805634 gene encoding E3 ubiquitin-protein ligase RNF182 — translation MGVNGVMLHAGQKPVTDMEKSEHVPEHEARMSTPQADAEDRPSSDDLECKICYQRYNAHSRKPKILDCLHRVCARCLNKILDMGDGSGCISCPFCRHETQVTEYEVAGLPDDSNIMSKLATRDKSWSSDHSKEVVLTPKSLSSDSPSHDSSNCLVITIMEVQRDSQRSPSRNGSSDYYGDQSLDSVSVGSNSGPTDQDTLSKFCLHVPRILVWLLGFFYFGSLPLGIYLLVIQRVTLGIVCVSLVPSSLTVCLVYGFCQCLCQGMCDCSSRG, via the exons atgggagtcaatggggtGATGCTCCACGCCGGGCAGAAACCAGTGACCGACATGGAGAAGTCTGAGCACGTCCCTG AGCATGAGGCCAGGATGAGTACTCCTCAGGCAGACGCGGAAGACAGACCGTCCAGCGATGACCTGGAGTGTAAGATCTGCTACCAGCGTTACAATGCCCACAGCCGTAAGCCCAAGATCCTGGACTGCCTGCACCGCGTGTGTGCCCGCTGCCTCAACAAGATCCTGGACATGGGCGACGGCTCGGGCTGCATCAGCTGCCCCTTCTGCCGCCACGAGACTCAGGTCACGGAGTACGAGGTGGCCGGCCTGCCCGACGACTCCAACATCATGTCCAAACTGGCCACCAGGGACAAGTCCTGGAGCTCCGACCACAGCAAGGAAGTGGTGCTGACGCCCAAGAGCCTCTCTTCGGACAGCCCGTCGCACGACTCCTCCAACTGCCTGGTCATCACCATCATGGAGGTCCAGCGTGACTCTCAGCGTTCGCCCAGTAGAAACGGGAGCTCGGACTACTATGGCGACCAGAGCCTGGACTCTGTGTCGGTGGGCTCAAACAGTGGCCCGACGGACCAGGACACGCTGTCTAAGTTCTGCCTCCACGTGCCCCGCATCCTGGTCTGGTTACTGGGCTTCTTCTACTTCGGCTCACTGCCTCTGGGGATCTACCTGCTGGTGATTCAGAGAGTGACGCTGGGCATCGTGTGCGTAAGCCTGGTGCCTTCTAgcctcactgtgtgtttggtctACGGTTTCTGCCAATGTCTGTGTCAGGGGATGTGTGACTGCTCGTCCAGAGGGTGA